The Streptomyces sp. NBC_01298 genome contains the following window.
CGGTCGACCAGGCCGCCCTCGACCGCATCCACAAGATGGCCGAAACCTTCCTCGCCAACACCGTCATCGAAGACTTCACCGTGAAGGTCGAGGCCTGACGGTGACCACTCGCATCGGAGTCGTCACGTTCCCCGGAACGCTCGACGACCGTGACTCTCTGCGCGCCGTGCGCCTCGCCGGAGCCGAGCCCGTATCGCTCTGGCACCGCGACAAGGACCTCCACCAGGTCGACGCGGTCGTCCTCGCGGGCGGCTTCTCCTACGGGGACTACCTGCGCGCCGGAGCCATCTCCCGCTTCTCGCCGGTGATGGAGAGCATCATCGAGCAGGCCAAGGGCGGCATGCCCGTCCTTGGCATCTGCAACGGCTTCCAGATCCTCACCGAGGCCCACCTGCTGCCGGGGGCGATGCTCCGCAACAACCACCTGCACTTCATCTGCCGCGACCAGAAGCTGCGGGTGGAGAACGCGGAGACCGCCTGGACCGGTGACTACACCGCCGGCGAGGAGATCTCCGTACCGCTCAAGAACATGGACGGCCGCTACGTGGCCGACGAGCGGGTGCTGGACGAACTGGAGGCCGAAGGCCGCGTGGCCTTCCGGTACCTCGACGTCAACCCGAACGGCTCGCTGCGCGACATCGCCGGCATCACCAACGCCGCGGGCAACGTCGTCGGCCTCATGCCGCACCCCGAGCACGCGGTCGAGCCGCTGATCGGGACGGGCCGCACCGACGGCCTCCCGTTCTTCACCTCGGTCCTGAAGAAGCTGGTCAGCGCATGAGCCTCGACACCGTCAAGAACGCCACCGAGACCCCGGACGCCTCCCAGCCCTGGAAGGAACTCGGCCTCAAAGAGGACGAGTA
Protein-coding sequences here:
- the purQ gene encoding phosphoribosylformylglycinamidine synthase subunit PurQ → MTTRIGVVTFPGTLDDRDSLRAVRLAGAEPVSLWHRDKDLHQVDAVVLAGGFSYGDYLRAGAISRFSPVMESIIEQAKGGMPVLGICNGFQILTEAHLLPGAMLRNNHLHFICRDQKLRVENAETAWTGDYTAGEEISVPLKNMDGRYVADERVLDELEAEGRVAFRYLDVNPNGSLRDIAGITNAAGNVVGLMPHPEHAVEPLIGTGRTDGLPFFTSVLKKLVSA